One region of Macadamia integrifolia cultivar HAES 741 chromosome 11, SCU_Mint_v3, whole genome shotgun sequence genomic DNA includes:
- the LOC122093090 gene encoding uncharacterized protein LOC122093090 yields the protein MLFSDNGSNFCSCGDMLAGKWHHIYRKNCVAHGINLLLKDIHKKVKWVSEVIEDGKLGVDYIHRHTGIVSLMRKFTNNRDIKQPCKTRFGTYFFMMQSLIVVENELRLFVASSEWRAFQFNRAEMVVRTVGIIQSDTFWEGAKEIVALMEPLIRILRLVDSDGSTAGYLYETTERAKEMLRKFVEKDGGKYLAIMDLFQFRLEKNIIHHVHVFGALLNPSIMFGSRLDIDGTKFMNAQEFIMDIMVPLEDREQFMQEVIDYRMKSPLLFNITWQTMMKTNHPRIWWQFVGSTFPVLQNIACRILSQPYSSSPCERNWSAWDAAQTKKRNRSAPEMLEDLVYIRMNSMMRENYESQLHKDSRPIDLDNLGDLPIVDFELEMERLEQMYEEPEPSDTGADGGSTSCSLMSPH from the exons ATGTTGTTTTCAGATAATGGTTCTAACTTTTGTTCTTGTGGTGATATGTTGGCTGGAAAATGGCatcatatatatagaaaaaattGTGTTGCTCATGGGATTAATCTGCTTTTGAAAGATATTCACAAAAAAGTTAAATGGGTGAGTGAAGTTATAGAAGATGGGAAACTTGGAGTGGATTATATTCACAGGCACACAGGTATTGTATCATTGATGAGGAAATTCACCAACAATAGAGATATCAAGCAGCCTTGCAAGACAAGGTTtggtacttatttttttatgatgcaGTCTCTTATTGTTGTTGAGAATGAGTTGAGGCTTTTTGTTGCATCATCTGAGTGGAGAGCCTTTCAATTCAATAGAGCTGAAATGGTAGTGAGAACTGTTGGGATAATTCAATCAGATACATTTTGGGAGGGGGCAAAAGAAATTGTTGCTTTAATGGAGCCACTTATTCGTATTCTTCGCCTTGTTGATTCAGATGGTTCTACTGCAGGTTACTTATATGAAACAACAGAAAGGGCAAAAGAAATGTTGAGAAAATTTGTGGAGAAGGATGGAGGGAAGTATTTAGCCATAATGGACTTGTTTCAATTTAGGTTAGAGAAGAACATTATTCATCATGTTCATGTCTTTGGTGCACTTTTGAATCCTTCTATTATGTTTGGTAGTCGACTTGATATTGATGGAACTAAATTTATGAATGCACAAGAATTTATTATGGACATCATGGTTCCTTTAGAAGATCGTGAGCAATTCATGCAAGAAGTCATTGATTATCGTATGAAAAGTCCATTATTGTTCAATATAACATGGCAGACAATGATGAAAACTAACCATCCAA ggatttggtggCAATTTGTTGGTAGTACATTTCCTGTGCTTCAAAATATTGCTTGTAGAATCTTGAGCCAACCTTATAGTTCCTCTCCTTGTGAGCGTAATTGGAGTGCTTGGGATGCagcacaaacaaagaaaagaaatagatcaGCCCCAGAGATGCTAGAAGATTTGGTGTACATCAGGATGAACTCTATGATGAGGGAGAACTATGAAAGCCAACTACATAAAGATTCAAGGCCTATTGATTTAGATAATCTTGGTGACTTACCTATAGTAGACTTTGAGCTTGAAATGGAGAGGCTTGAGCAGATGTACGAGGAACCTGAACCATCTGACACTGGAGCTGATGGAGGATCTACTTCATGTAGTTTAATGTCTCctcattga
- the LOC122093089 gene encoding fasciclin-like arabinogalactan protein 6 codes for MASTSPLAAILLVTLIQCLFFLVIPQAEAQSAPAPESSPVNLTAILVKGGQYTSFIRLLQSTQVMTQIENQLNNSNGQGLTVFAPTDNAFNNLKSGTINSLSQQDQVELALYHVLPKYYSFSDLQSVSNPVRTQGSSQNGGVDNLNFTSGNNQVNVTSGVVTTAVNNPLREQSPLSVYEVDKVLLPTSLFGVPAAAPAPNAAIASNTSTPSVSSGGEPVASPDSKSSSSGRNVGLGLVAGIGLACMGVLLQ; via the coding sequence ATGGCATCCACTTCTCCTTTGGCTGCCATTCTATTAGTAACTTTAATACAATGCCTCTTCTTCCTAGTCATTCCTCAGGCAGAAGCCCAGTCAGCTCCGGCACCAGAATCCAGCCCTGTGAATCTCACAGCTATCCTTGTGAAAGGTGGTCAATACACCTCCTTCATTCGTCTCCTACAAAGCACCCAAGTAATGACCCAGATCGAAAACCAGCTCAACAATTCCAACGGCCAAGGCTTGACGGTGTTCGCGCCGACCGATAACGCATTCAACAACCTCAAGTCAGGCACAATCAATAGCCTCTCTCAGCAAGATCAAGTAGAGCTTGCTTTGTACCATGTGTTGCCTAAATATTACAGCTTTTCTGACCTTCAATCGGTAAGCAACCCAGTGAGAACTCAAGGAAGTAGTCAAAATGGTGGAGTTGATAACCTAAATTTCACTTCAGGAAACAACCAAGTGAATGTCACTAGTGGTGTTGTGACAACGGCAGTGAACAATCCTCTTAGAGAGCAATCCCCATTGAGTGTTTATGAGGTGGACAAGGTGTTGTTACCTACATCTCTCTTTGGGGTGCCAGCAGCTGCACCGGCTCCAAACGCTGCCATAGCTAGTAACACATCAACTCCTTCGGTTTCAAGTGGTGGAGAGCCAGTGGCATCGCCTGATAGTAAATCTAGTTCTAGTGGTAGGAATGTGGGGCTGGGCTTGGTGGCTGGGATTGGATTAGCTTGCATGGGAGTTTTGCTACAGTGA